Proteins from one Triplophysa dalaica isolate WHDGS20190420 chromosome 6, ASM1584641v1, whole genome shotgun sequence genomic window:
- the dr1 gene encoding protein Dr1 — MASSSGNDDDLTIPRAAINKMIKETLPNVRVANDARELVVNCCTEFIHLISSEANEICNKSEKKTISPEHVINALESLGFGSYIAEVKDVLQECKTVALKRRKASSRLENLGIPEEELLRQQQELFAKARQQQAELAQQEWLQMQQAAQQAQLAAASASSAQQAGSSQDEDEEDDM; from the exons ATGGCCTCTTCATCGGGCAACGACGATGATCTGACGATCCCTAGGGCGGCGatcaataaaatgattaaagaaaCACTTCCCAATGTGCGAGTAGCGAACGATGCCAGAGAACTGGTGGTGAACTGCTGCACGGAGTTCATCCACCTTATCTCATCGGAGGCCAACGAGATTTGCAATAAATCAGAGAAAAAGACTATATCTCCAGAGCATGTTATAAACG cACTTGAAAGTCTAGGTTTTGGGTCATATATCGCAGAGGTAAAAGATGTTCTGCAGGAGTGTAAAACGGTAGCACTTAAACGGAGGAAGGCCAGCTCTCGACTAGAGAACCTTGGCATTCCTGAGGAGGAACTTCTCCGTCAACAGCAGGAATTATTTGCCAAG GCACGGCAGCAGCAGGCTGAATTGGCACAGCAGGAGTGGTTACAGATGCAGCAGGCTGCTCAGCAGGCACAGTTAGCGGCAGCTTCAGCCAGTTCAGCTCAGCAGGCTGGATCTTCCCaggatgaagatgaagaggacGATATGTGA